From one Trifolium pratense cultivar HEN17-A07 linkage group LG1, ARS_RC_1.1, whole genome shotgun sequence genomic stretch:
- the LOC123902472 gene encoding heterogeneous nuclear ribonucleoprotein 1-like, protein MDSDQGKLFIGGISWDTNEEKLKEHFSNYGDVLNTSVMREKNTGKPRGFGFVVFSDPSVLDRVLEDKHVIDGRTVDAKRAFSREDQQISGNSRTGNSNSGMNSGNGGNMRTKKIFVGGLPPTLAEEKFRQYFEAYGLVTDVVVMYDQNTGRPRGFGFITFDTEEAVDRVLHKTFHDLNGKQVEVKRALPKDANPGANSRMGGAGGGGAGMGGYPGYGASGGNQNAYDGRSDSSRYMQPQSAAGGFPPYGSSAYSAAAAGYGYGSASNGLGYGAAYGSYGGAAAGYGGPAAATYGNPNVPNAAYAAGGPRSSWPAQAASGYGSMGYGNTAPWGAPSGGAGSGSATAGQSPSAAAGYGNQGYGYGGYGSGYGGSDNSYGNPGVYGAVGGRTGSAPNSNASGQGGSELQGSGGSGNYMGSGYGDANGNSGYGNAAWRSEQAQASGNYGTPQGNGGQVGYGGGYGGAQSRQAQQQ, encoded by the exons ATGGATTCGGATCAGGGAAAGCTTTTCATCGGTGGGATTTCATGGGATACTAATGAGGAGAAGCTGAAGGAGCATTTCAGCAATTATGGTGATGTTTTGAACACTTCAGTTATGAGAGAGAAGAACACTGGAAAACCTAGAGGCTTTGGTTTCGTTGTTTTTTCAGATCCTTCTGTTCTTGATAGGGTTCTTGAAGACAAGCATGTTATTGATGGCAGAACG GTTGATGCCAAGAGGGCGTTCTCAAGAGAAGATCAACAAATTTCTGGTAATTCGAGAACTGGAAACTCCAATTCTGGTATGAATTCGGGTAATGGTGGGAATATGAGGACAAAAAAGATATTTGTTGGAGGGTTACCTCCCACTCTGGCTGAAGAAAAATTTCGTCAGTACTTTGAGGCTTATGGACTTGTAACTGATGTTGTAGTCATGTATGACCAGAATACTGGACGACCACGAGGTTTTGGGTTTATTACATTTGATACTGAGGAGGCAGTTGATAGGGTTTTGCACAAGACATTTCATGATTTAAATGGTAAACAAGTAGAGGTAAAGCGTGCACTTCCAAAGGATGCCAATCCAGGTGCAAATAGCCGAATGGGTGGTGCTGGAGGTGGTGGTGCTGGAATGGGTGGTTATCCAGGGTACGGGGCTTCTGGTGGCAACCAAAATGCATATGATGGTCGTTCAGATTCTAGTAGGTATATGCAGCCTCAAAGTGCTGCAGGTGGATTCCCACCGTATGGATCCTCTGCTTATAGTGCTGCTGCTGCTGGATATGGGTATGGTTCAGCTAGCAATGGCCTTGGTTATGGTGCAGCATATGGAAGTTATGGTGGTGCTGCCGCTGGTTATGGTGGACCTGCTGCTGCAACATATGGGAACCCAAATGTCCCTAATGCTGCTTATGCTGCTGGTGGCCCAAGGAGTTCATGGCCTGCTCAGGCTGCCTCTGGCTATGGCTCTATGGGTTATGGTAACACTGCTCCTTGGGGTGCTCCAAGCGGGGGTGCTGGATCTGGTTCAGCAACTGCAGGTCAATCTCCTAGTGCAGCTGCTGGATATGGGAATCAAGGTTATGGGTATGGTGGTTATGGCAGCGGGTATGGTGGAAGTGATAATTCTTATGGGAATCCAGGTGTATATGGTGCTGTTGGCGGGCGTACTGGGAGTGCTCCAAATAGTAATGCTAGTGGTCAGGGTGGTAGTGAACTGCAAGGTAGTGGTGGCAGTGGCAACTATATGGGCAGCGGCTATGGGGATGCAAATGGAAATTCTGGTTACGGAAATGCAGCATGGAGATCTGAACAGGCTCAGGCATCTGGTAATTATGGGACTCCTCAGGGAAATGGTGGGCAAGTTGGTTATGGTGGTGGCTATGGTGGTGCTCAGTCTCGACAAGCCCAACAGCAGTAA